GCTACTTTTAATATGTTTTTAATCTTGATTATATTTGATGGGACAACTATTCCAATATCAACAGAGTTATCTTTTCGGGCTTTATCAAGACCTTCCTTTAAATTTATAAACTTCCTAAAAACCTTATAATCAAACTGTATATAGTTAATTCCCCTCTCTAGGGATTTTTTTAAAATGGAATTATATTGATGTTGATTTTTTATATTATTGGATATATCAACTCCAAGACAGGATAAAACTCTTCCTGTATCTCCATAGGGTCTAAATTGCACTAACTGACTCCTTATTTGTAACATTTTACTCTTCTACAAAGCCAAGGTCAAGTTAGAAATTATTAAGCAAAGGTATCTAATATTTTATTAGATTTGTATACAGGTTTATCCTTTCTTTCCTTCTCTTTAAATACAGGACAGTGGTAACCTGTAAATTTCTTTACGTCGATACTAGGAAGAGAGCGTCCCTTTATATTAAAAACCCTACAAGCTCTAGGTCTATTTTCATCTAGTGTTATGTAAAAGTGAATGCAGTTAGCACAGTTTGGATTATCCATCTATAGTATTAAAGAATATAACTTTTTCAATCTCTGGGTCAAATATAGTATATTTGGGATTTGGATCAACACCTTCTAAAATTCTATCAGCCTCTCGAATACTCTCTTCAAATAGTAATTTTAAGGATGGGGATGACCTCTTCCATAGAGGACCACTATCTAATACTTGATCAAAGTTAAGAGTTATACTCTCCTCCTCTCCATATCTATAACTCCAATCTCCTTTGTTAATATCAAATCTATAAAGGGGAATAAAGAGATAAGCCTTCTCAATTAAATACTCTAATGTTTTACAAATATACTCAAATTCTGACTCTGAGAAGGAGTAGTGAAGGTTTAAACGTACCCAGCCAGGCTTAAGTCCAGCCATCTGCCTACTCTCTAAAAGGCATACAAAGTTTGTTGATAGTTCCTTATCAATACTTAGCAGGTGGTGCCCATAGGGACCGGCACAAGAACATCCAGCCCTAGTTTGTATACCAAAAAAGTCATTCATAATTCTAGTAAATAGTCTTGGATGAACTAATCTGTCACCATGACGAACATTAAAAGCTATTATATTTACTTTTTTTTCAGGATCTATGGACCCATAAAACTCGATCTTTTTATTATCCTTAAATCTGTTAATAAACTCTGTAAACAGATACTTCTCAATCTTATCAATTGTCTCTATACCTATTCTCTCTTTTAACTGAAAGACAAGGGAAGTTTTAATCGCCTGAAGGATTCCAGGTGTACCGGGCTTCTCCCTACTCTCTATATCATCAGTAAATTTCTGGCTTTCTAAAGTAACAAAATCAACAGTTCCACCTGCAGCAATTGAAGGTGCAAGGGTTTTATTATAGATCTTTTCATTAAAGATAAGCAGCCCAGAAGCTCCAGGTCCCCCTAGGAATTTATGGGGAGAGATAAAGATTGCATCAAAATACGACTTATCATCTCTGTTCATATCTATCTCAACATAGGGAGCGCAAGCTGCAAAATCAAAACAGACTATTCCTCCATGTTTATGCATTATTCGAGCAACATCATAAATAGGAGTTATAATTCCAGAGACGTTAGAGGCTGCAGAGAAGGAGCCGATTTTCTCCCTTTCACTATATGTTTTATTAGAGACCATTCTCTCTAACTCATCTAGATCCAACTCTCCACTACTATTTAATGGAACTTCAACAACCTCACAAAGGCTCTGTCTCCACATAATTTCATTAGAGTGGTGTTCATAGGGGCCTACAAAGACAATGGGTTTCATCTTATTTATTTTAGCCCTTAAGGATGTTTTACAGGGGCTTTTCTCCTCTTCTATTAAAGAGCAAGAGTCTATCATCTCATCTAAACGCTTTTTAGTTGCCGGTGACCAAAAAACTCCTAATATTTGTTGAAGTCTTGTTATTGCACCTGTAGCTCCAGTACCTGAGAATATAATTTTTCCACTATCCCCTGCATTAACAATACGCTTAATATTAGACTCAGCCTCATGAAGTAAGTTGGTCATAGTCTTTCCAGTAAAATCGTCATCTGTATGGGAGTTAGCGTAGAATCTTAGCAAATTTTGAATGTAGTTTTCAATAAAATAGAGGCCTCTTCCACTAGCTGTATAGTCAGCATAAACAAGGGGTCTTTTCCCAACAGGGGTCAAAAAAAGTTCATTCCTCCCAATAATCTCCTGTCTTAACCACTCTTGTTTAATCATCTCTTTAATTGGTTTCATAACACCCCCATACAGGTATACTAAAATGAAATGTATATAAGGTAAACCCTATATAACAGGCCTATTCAAAAAACAGGTCATAGTAGACAAAGTTTCCATCCTCTATTATAAATAGGTTTTCTCCACTTCTTACAACATCACCAAACTCATTAAAACTGTAATCCTGTATTAATCCATTAAAACTTCGCCCGCTTGTAATTACATCTTTTAATTTATTTAGGGCATGGTCTAAGTTAGTCTCTAACATAGCTTCGTAAAATAGCATTACTGCATCATAGGATAGAATAGCTGTTGTAGTTGGATCGCTGAAAAAATGGGACTTAAACGTATTAACAAAATTTACCATCGGAATATTTTTATAAGTATAATTTAACTTATCATAAATAATCATACCCTCTACAGACCTGCCCCCATGGGTTAAAACCATTGAAGTTTTTGACCACTCACTACTATAAAAGTTAGGTTTAAATCCAACCCTGTAACAGATTTGAGTAATCTCAGCTACAATATCACCTCTAGCTATAATAGAAACCGAATCAATCTTCTCTTTTATCAAATTATTTACAAGTAGAATATGGTTCTCAACTTCACTTATCTCATACTCTATAACAGGAACAATCCCCTTAGTTAAAAGTCCTTTTTTTATACCCTTTATTACACCACTTGTATAAGGGCTATTATCACTACTCCATAAAAGGGCAACTCTTTTATCACCCCTATTAATTATAGCGTTAGAGAGGGACCGACCCTCTTTATATGTGGTGTCATTAAGCATAATAAAGTTATCATCAATATTAGAAAAATTATCCGATTTAACACTAGGACTTATCACAAGAATATTACTACCCTTGGTTCCATCTATAACGGAGCTTCCCATTTTACTAATTAGAGGGCCTAATAAAACAGAGATATCATTACTTATTAGATCTTTTACAACCTTTTTAGTCTTTTCTATACTATCCTCAGAATTTCCAGTTATCAGTTCTAACTTTTTCCCCTTAATTCCACCCTTAGAATTTATCTCGTCAATTGCTAGTAGGGCTCCATTTCTCCCTTGAACTCCAACCTCTGAATACTCTGTAGAGAAATTTGATATAAAACCAACTTTAATTGTAGAGCTCTTATTACTATTAACTAGTATTAAAAGGAGTATAACAATAAAAACTGCGAGTATAAAAAACTTAATAACTCTATTCATTGTAAAAATCGTATTTATTATCTTTTATTATATACAGAAGAATACTTCTAACTCCATCCCCGTACTTATCGATACTAAAGGGTTCTAATATACCATTAAAATTTTCTATTTTTAAAATTGAATCCTTTACTAAATTTCCATCAAAACTTTTTGAAAGGGTACCACCATCTTTATAAATATACATAGACTCATAGAAGTATATTGCTACAGTATTAGACTCTGTACCAAATTTATCAAAATATTTTTTATTAAACTGTACCTCTCTCTCTTGAGGTTTAGGATTAACCATTGCATCAGCAATTATCATCCCCTCTACCCTACTACCACCATATTCATGTACTCCACTGGCTTTAACCCATGACCCACCATATAAATGTGGTAGGGGTTTCTCTTTAGCATAATACTGAACAACCTTAGCACTATCAATTCCGTCGGCAACTAAAAAAATAGCTCCAGGTTCTATATCTAATAGGGAATCAACTATACCATCAATTTCATCACTATTACTAAACTCAAAGACTTTAGAAATATTTACATCTGTATTTTTTATTCTTTTAATATAACCCTCAGCAACCCCACTAGTATAAGCACTATTTCTACTATCTAGTATTAGGACTACATCTCTGTCCCCTCGTTTTATAGATATTTCAGCAATTTTAACTCCTTGAACTGATGATGGAGTTGCTACACGAAGAAAATTATCATCAATACCTGTTAAGTCATCACTACTTACAGTTGGGCCTATTATTAAAACATTACTACTACCTACACCTTTTATTACAGTTGATGCCATTCCACTTAAAATAGGGGAGATAATAACATTAACTCCTTGGGATACTAACTCCCTGGTCCCTGAGTAACACAGATCAATACTTCCTTGGTGATCTTTAATAAGTAGTTCAATGGTATGATTATTAATACCTCCATCTCGATTTATCTCATCTATAGCTAAAGTTAGTCCACTTCTGGCACTTACACCAAGGCCTGAGTTCTTTCCAGATAGATCTGTAATTAGACCAACCTTTAATACCTTAGGCTCACCTGAACTAAATATAAAAATTATTGCAATTAAAACTAGGATAAAAATAGGGATAAGTATTTTAAAAAACTTCATATAGACCTCATTTAATAATTGTAGGTCATCTAACATCTGTTTTCAATAAAAAAAGGGGCAACTAGTATAGTTACCCCTATAATATTAATTATTACTTAGTATAAAGAGGTCTCTCTTGATACTTTGTATGTAGTAAATCATGTGCCTTATGGCTACATGGTTCACCTAGGTAATCTTTGTAAATCTGAACAATTTCAGGGTTCTGATGGGAACATCTAACTGTTGATTTCTCATCATCACTATAAAGTCCTGCAGTTCTTCTAGCTCTAACATCATCATCTGTTCCATAAGGTTGACCACCACCAGCTATACAACCACCCTTACAAGCCATAACCTCAATAAAGTGGTATGGAGGAGGATTTCCAGCTTCTTTAGCAGCCCTAACTTCATTCATGATATCCCTAACATTTGCCATACCGTGGGCTACAGCTACTTTTAATGTAGCATCGCCAAGTTGAACTTCTCCAACTTTAACGTTTTCTGCACCACGAACAGCAGTAATATTAACATCTTCAATCTCTTTACCTGTTACAAGTAGATGGGCTGTTCTAACAGCAGCTTCCATTACACCACCTGTTACACCAAAGATAGTACCAGCTCCAGCATATGCTCCAATAGGGCTATCTGCTTTTTCATCTTCTAGATTAACAAAGTCGATACCTGCAGATTTAATTAATCTACCTAACTCCCTTGTTGTTAATACTAGGTCAACGTCGTTTACACCAGAGGCCTGCATATTATCATCCCTAGAGATTTCATATTTTTTAGCAGTACAAGGCATTATAGCTACAGACATAATATCCTTAGGGGCTAGACCTTTTTTATCAGCATAGTAGGTTTTAGTAATTGCACCCTGCATCATCATTGGAGATTTAGCAGTTGAGAAGTGGGGAATCATATCTGCGTAATATTTCTCCATATAGTCAGTCCATGCTGGACAACATGAAGTAATTTGAGGTAATAATCCACCATTTGTTACTCTATCTACTAACTCTGTACCCTCTTCCATTATTGTTAGGTCAGCACCAAAGTTTGTATCAAATACAGCATCTACTCCAAGTCTTCTAAGTGCGGAGTATATTTTACCTGTTGTAACAGTACCAGGCTCTAAACCAAACATCTCACCAATTGCAACCCTAACTGCAGGTGCCATTTGAACAGCAACATGCTTATCAGATGCTATCATCTGCATAAAAGTTTGAGTTTCATCTTTTTCGTATATCGCTCCAACTGGACAGTGGGCAGAACATTGACCACACTTAATACATGGAGACTCTGCAATTAGTGCACCACCAGCTGCAGTCATTAGTGTATCGTCCCCTCGGCCGATGAACTCTAATGCCCATACATCCTGTAGTTGCTGACAAACATTTACACATCTACCACAGTTTATACATTTTCTAGGGTCAAATACTAACGCATTTGTTGACTCATCCCTTGGTCTCTCTTTAATACCAGACTCGTAAGGAACTTCTCTAATACTAAAGTCTTCAGCAAGATCTTGTAGTTCACAAACACCATTTCTAGCACAGTTTAGACACTCTAAAGGATGGTTAGATATAATTAACTCTAAAACTGTACGTCTAACACACTGAATCTCAGGGTCATGAGTAATATAGTTTTGTCCTTCTACAATATCAGTTGCACAGGCTCTTACCAATTTAGGGGAACCTTCAACCTTTACAATACATATACCACATGACGCCCAAGGCTCTAAGTCCGAGTGATCACATAGTGTAGGTATTTTTACTCCAGCAAGCTTTGCAGCATCAAGGATCTTTGTTCCCTGTTCTGCTACTACAGGAGTACCATTAATTTTTATATTTACAGTTGCCACTTAAAATCTCCCTTTCCTTAACTGATTGTAATAGCGTCGAACTTACATGCTTCATAACAAGCACCACATTTAACACATTTATCTTGAATAATAACGTGAGGAGTTTTTCTCTCACCTTCAATACAGTTAACTGGACACTTTCTTGCACATACAGTACATCCAATACATTTCTCTTCAATAATTTTGTACTGCATAAGATCTTTACACTTACCAGCTCTACACTTACCTTCTTGAATATGCTCTAAATACTCATCTTCAAAATATTTTAATGTAGATAATACAGGGTTAGCAGCTGTCTGACCTAAACCACAAAGTGATGCGGTTTTCATAGCTTGACCTATATCCTTTAATTTTTTGATATCTGCCATATCACCCTTACCAGAAGTTATCTTTTCAAGAATTTCATGCATCTTCTTAGTACCTATTCTACAAGGAGAACACTTACCACAAGACTCTTCTACACAGAACTCTAAGTAGAATTTTGTAACATCAACAATACAATCATCTTCTGACATTACAATCATACCACCAGAACCCATCATAGACCCAATAGCTGTTAATGTATCAAAGTCGATTGGAGTATCTAGGAATTGGTCAGTAATTACACCACCAGATGGACCACCTGTCTGTACAGCTTTAAATTTTCTACCATTTTTAATACCACCACCGATATCAAAAACAATGTCTCTTAAAGTTGTTCCCATTGGAACCTCTACTAAACCAGAGTTCTCTATCTGTCCTGTTAATGCAAATACTTTAGTACCAGAGGAACCTTCTGTTCCAATGGATTTAAACCACTGGCCACCCTTTGTTAAAATTACTGGAATATTAGCAAAAGTTTCTACATTGTTAATAATTGATGGTTTACCCCATAATCCTTTAACAGCTGGAAATGGTGGTTTTGGAACAGGCATACCCCTTTTACCCTCAATAGAAGCTAAAAGTGCTGTCTCTTCACCACAAACAAATGCTCCGGCACCTAATCTTATCTCTAGTGTAAATGAGAAATCAGAACCAAGAATATTTTTACCTAATAAACCAGCATCTTCTGCCTGCTTAATAGCGATATTTAATCTCTCAATTGCCAGTGGATACTCAGCTCTAATATAGATATAACCTGTATCAGCACCACATGTATAACCTGCAATTGTCATAGCCTCAATAATTGAGTGTGGATCACCCTCACATGTTGATCTATCCATATATGCACCTGGGTCACCCTCATCTGCATTACAAACAACATATTTTTGATCAGCTTCAACATTTTTAGAAAAGTTCCATTTTAACCAAGTTGGGAAACCTGCCCCACCTCGACCTCTTAGACCAGAAACTTTTAAGTGGTTAATAACATCATCCGGTGTTAACTCTCCAGTTAAACACTTCTCTAACGCAAGGTAACCATCTCTAGCTATATACTCTTCAATATCCTCTGGGTTTATTAAACCACAGTTTCTAAGAACAACTCGATACTGCTTTTGATAAAATTTAATTTTATCAGAATCAACATCACCATCATTCTTGATATCTTTATATATAAGTCTATCTACTAATCGACCTTTTACTATTGTCTCTGCAATTATTTCCTCAGCATCCTCTGGTTTAACTTCTACATAAAATGCTTCTTCTGGTAATACCTTTACAATAGGTCCTTTTTCACAGAATCCGAAACAACCAGTTTTAATGATTTGAACATCATCTTTAACACCGTGTTTATTTGCGGATTTTAGAAGAGCTTTGAATATCTCATCACCCTTTGATGATTCGCAGGCAGTTCCCCCACAAACCAATATAAAGTTTTTTACTGCCATGGTTAGTTCTGCTCCTTCATAATATCTGATGCAGGTCTATCTAAAACATATTTTGATATTAACTCTTTACCAATAACATGTTTTACAATAATTTCCCTAGCTATATCTCCGTCTACATTTCCATAAATAGTTTGTGGCATACCTGGTGCCTTAATATCTACAGTTGGCTCTGAGTGACAAAGACCCATACAACCTGTTTGTTTAATAGTTACGTTATCTAATTCATGCTCTTTAATTTCGTCAATAAGTGCTGACATTGCGTCTTTTGCACCAGCAGCAATACCACAAGTACCCATTCCAACAATTATTGTTACATCATGAGCATCTGTATCACGTCTGTTGATCTCTTTTTTCTTATCGTCTCTCAACGCTTTTAATTGTGCTAAAGTCATTTTAGCCATAAGTAAAACTCCTAATTATCTAATTCCTGGGATTCTATGAACTCCTTAAGGAGAATCATATTTGTAACCAGTGTTAAATCACCTAATACATCAAGTAATTCGCTTCTGGTTATAGTATAACTAAGCTTCCGCTCTCTATCTTCTCTATTAAAAATGAACTCATATTCACCATCAAATGATAAACATGAAATCAAAAGATCTGTGATCCCACCTATTGGAGGTGTATCCCAGTGGTTTAAGTTAAATGTAGCACTTAATGCTGTTCCCTCTCCTAAAACTGACTTTAGATGAAATGAACCATCGGTCATCTCTGTTGTCTGTATAAGAAAAGGAATTCCTAAACCCACCCTACGATTTTTATGTTTTATTCCATCGGTATAAAATGGGTCTTTAACCCTATCCAATGTAGACTCATCCATTCCTTTTCCATCATCTGTAAGATTAACTTCTAGGAAGGATTTATCCTGAATAAAATCCAGGGTTATTGTTTTGGAATTAGCTTCCACTGAATTCTGAAAAAGATCCAGAACCATATCACATAGAGAGTAGTGCACTACTTAGATCTATATTTTGCAAGAATCTCAGGTAGATCATCTGCTGAAAGTTTTCCATACACCTCATCACCAACGGTAATAAGTGGAGCTAACCCACAACAACCAACACATCTAACACCCTGTAATGAAAACTCTTCATCATCAGTTGTACAGTTCACACCACATCCAAGAAGTGTTTCACACTCAGCCATTAAGTCTCCAGCACCCTTAATATAACATGCAGTACCCATACAAACTGAAATGATATTTTTTCCTGGTTTCTTTAATTTAAAGAAGTGGTAAAAAGTAATTACACCGTAAACTTTAGCTAACGGTACATCTAAGTTCTTCGCTAACTCGATTGCTGCTGCTCTAGGAATATAACCATAGTGCTCTTGAGTTTTGTGAAGAATCATAATTAGATTTCCTGGTTTATCTCTCCATAAATCAATGAATTCCAATAAACTCTTAGGAAGCTCTATCTTCTCTTCTGTAGGCATAATACCTCCTGACAATATATTCTACAAAAATTTTTATGTTGTTATTATATTCCATCTATTGTGTTAATTCAATAGTTATTTATCTAAATAACTATTCTATTGTGTTCTAGTTAGTTTTAAAAATATAGTATTTACAAATATTGTGAATAGAGGTACATTAAAAAAATGATTAACGATGAGACTGTAACTAGATTTATAAAATATAACAGAATACTTTCACAATTAAAAAGTTTAGGGATGGCTAGAGTATTCTCAAACAACTTAGGGGACGCAATTGGTGTTACACCAGCTTTAGTAAGGAAGGATTTTTCAAGATTTGACCTTACAGGAAATAAACGTGGTGGGTATGAGATAGACCTGCTAATTGAAAAGCTGGATGAATTACTAGGAGGTAAGGGCCTAGAAAACATGATAATTATTGGATGCGGGAATATAGCAAAGGCACTAATTAATCATGGAGACTTCACCAAAGACGGGGGTAAGATTGTTGCCGGATTTGATATAGACCCACAGGTGGATAAATTTTCAGATATACCTATATATAATATTGATGTCCTAGAATCTTATATAAAAGAGCATGATATTAAGATTGGAATTTTAACAGTTCCTGAAGAGGCTGCTGCACTCATGTTTGAAAAACTTCTTGCGCTAGGTATAAAAGGGGTATTAAACTTTACCCCAGTGGAACTTAAGGGTTCCGACAGTTGCATAGTAAACAATGTAAATATTGGACTTGAGATAAAAAAACTAACTTACGAAGTTAAAAAGGCATTTGATTAATAATGGAAAATATACCAATAAATACTGACTCACCGTCTGTTATACAGGAGATTATTTACCAGTTAAAGATTAAGGATGTTATGAGTAAAGATCTAATAACTCTTAGGAAATCTGGAACAATGAGAAATGTCCAAGTAACAATGGCAAAGTATAAACTCTCTGCAATTCCTATTACCAATTCCATGAGAATATTAGGTCTAGTTAGTATTGAGGATATAATAAAGGCTTTAGACTACGGTTATATAAATGATAAAATTGAGAAGCATATGACTAGAAAGTTGATAGTTTTAGAGGATGATATGCCCTTGAGTTTTGCTATATCATATTTTAATAAGTATAACTTTGGAAGGTTCCCAGTATTAAATAAAGAGAAGGAGTTAGTTGGTATTATCTCGATGAGGGATATAAATGCAAAACTATTAGAGCACCTAAATAGTGCGATGCAGGCCCTTGAAAACTCTATTCTAAACGAAAATCCAAGTACAATTCAAAGTAACGAAAAAATATTTCAAACTACTAAATTTAATTTCGAAATAGCTGGAAAAGCTTCAACTGAGATAAAAAAGAGTCTAAAAAAGTTAAACCTAGATAGAAAATTTATTCGAAGAGTAGCTGTAGCTTCCTACGAACTTGAGATAAACCAAGTAGTTCACTCAGACGGAGGAACTATAAAAGCTATATTTGATAAGGATAAAATAACAATAATTGCAAAGGATAGAGGTCCTGGAATACCAGATTTAAAGAAAGCTCTAACGGAGGGGTTTTCAACAGCAAACGACTGGATAAGAAGCCTTGGATTTGGAGCTGGGATGGGTCTACCTAACTCTAAAAGAGTTGCTGATGGGTTTGATATAGAGTCATCAGAGAGTGGAACAACAGTTAAAGTTGATTTTAATATACCAAAGGAGTTGATATGAAAACAGATGAATTAGAGAAAAACCTCGGGTTAGTACCCGCCTATAATGATTATGAAATTAATAATATTGTTACTGGTTTCACATCGGATCTTTTAAGTGATGTAATGGGTAATGCGGATGAAGATAGTGTATTAATTACAATTCAAGCCCATAAAAATACAATTGCATGCTGCTCTCTAGCAGGAATTACTGCGGTTATTATATGTAGTGGAAGAAAAGTTCCCCAGGATATGATAGATGCAGCAAAGGATGAGGGTATTGCCATTTTTACAACAAAGGATAATCAATTTACAACTTCATTTAAAGTTCACGGAATATTATAATGAAGGTAAGGTGTGATCTACACATTCACTCCTGCCTAAGCCCCTGTGGGGATCTAGAGATGTCCCCCAACGCAATAGCCCAGGAGGCTAAAAAAAGAGGCCTGGATGTTATTGCATTAACAGATCACAACACAGCCCTTAATACCCCAGCATTTATGACCGCATGTAATAAAGCAGGTATTTTTGGTATATATGGCATAGAGATTACGTCCAGTGAAGAGGCCCATGTATTAGCACTATTTAAAAAACCAGAAACAGCTGTTGAAATGGGTAAGTTAGTATATAAAAGTCTACTATCTGGTAAAAATGATCCAGAAAAGTGGGGGGATCAAGTCTACTTAGATGATGATGAGAATATTATTGGAGAGGTAGAAAAGTATCTTACAGGGGGAGCGAGTATATACTCAATATCAGAACTTTTAGAGATGACCCTAAAAAGAGATGGTATATTTATTCCTGCCCATATTGATAAACCCCAATTTAGTATAAAAAGTCAGCTAGGTTTTCTTCCAGATGAGGAGTATAGTGCTATAGGCCTTACAAAGTTACCACCTATTATGGAGTTAAAAGGAAAGCCATTTATAACAAACTCCGATGCTCACTACTTACATAATATTGGAGATAGAAGTTTTACCTTAGATATAGAGGACCTATCTTTTTCTCATATAAAAGAGGCAATTGTTAGGGGAAAAATAACAATAAATTAATACTTTTTTAATAACTAGAAGTATAAACAAGTATATAATATTTTTATGACAATCATCACAAGACTCAAACTGTCCTACACATCACTAGTATTAGTACCATTTTTAGTATTTATTTTTACTTCAGCTTTTTATAAAGATGATTTTATGTTTACTATCCATGGTTTAAAACTCTCAGTGCAGACAGAGCAGTTTAATAGGGTGTTATACAAAACCCTAGATAATAACCCAGATTCAATGTTAACAGAGGAAAAACTAAGAGAACTAATATCCTATACAAAGTACCCTGAATATATTACATGTTTTGTAGTAATTAACGATAAAGTACAACTCTCTGTTGGTAGAGAGTTAAAAGTTATTGAAAGATATATACAAGAACAGAAATATCTCAATTACTGGATCTTTAATACCACAGATGGAAGAACTGCATCTGTATATTTTATAAATACAAGAAGACAGTATCAGACATTTCCAATTGGGATCTTATACCCAATTATATTTTATATTATTTTCATAAGTCTACTCTCTTATCTTACAGCAAAAAAAATAACTAGGCCACTTAATAAATTAAAAAATGCAGCACTAAGTATTAAGGATGAAGATTTTGATATTGACTTAAGCTACAATAAAGTAGATGAAATAAAAGATGTTTTTATAGCCTTTGATGAGATGAGGTTAAGATTAAAACACAATGTAGAGAAACAGTTAAAATATGAGAAGAGTAGAACAGAGCTTATTGCGAATATCTCCCATGACCTAAAAACACCTATTACTGCAATAAAAGGGTATATAGAAGGAATAGTCGATGGTGTTGCAAATACGCCACAAAAAATGCAGAAATACCACGAAACAATTTTTAGGAAAGTTAACCTATTAGATAGTTTAATTGATAACCTATTTCTATCATCAAAATTAGAACTTAGAAATGAGCCATTCCACTTTACCATTGTCAATTTAAACATGTTTTTATCAGACTTAATAGAAGAGATTCGTTTTGATAAACCTGACTTAAAAATAGACATAAACTCATCAAACAGTAAAACAATGATAAATGCTGACCCTATACAGCTACAAAGGGTTATTTATAACATAATTGGAAACTCTATAAAATATAATGATAAAGAGAGATGTGAAATCCTAGTTTCAATTGATACTGATACCAAATTTACAAAAATATCAATTATGGATAATGGAATTGGTATAGATACTGAAAATTTAGATAAAATATTCAATCAATTTTTTAGATCTGACC
Above is a genomic segment from Thiospirochaeta perfilievii containing:
- a CDS encoding aminotransferase class V-fold PLP-dependent enzyme, with translation MKPIKEMIKQEWLRQEIIGRNELFLTPVGKRPLVYADYTASGRGLYFIENYIQNLLRFYANSHTDDDFTGKTMTNLLHEAESNIKRIVNAGDSGKIIFSGTGATGAITRLQQILGVFWSPATKKRLDEMIDSCSLIEEEKSPCKTSLRAKINKMKPIVFVGPYEHHSNEIMWRQSLCEVVEVPLNSSGELDLDELERMVSNKTYSEREKIGSFSAASNVSGIITPIYDVARIMHKHGGIVCFDFAACAPYVEIDMNRDDKSYFDAIFISPHKFLGGPGASGLLIFNEKIYNKTLAPSIAAGGTVDFVTLESQKFTDDIESREKPGTPGILQAIKTSLVFQLKERIGIETIDKIEKYLFTEFINRFKDNKKIEFYGSIDPEKKVNIIAFNVRHGDRLVHPRLFTRIMNDFFGIQTRAGCSCAGPYGHHLLSIDKELSTNFVCLLESRQMAGLKPGWVRLNLHYSFSESEFEYICKTLEYLIEKAYLFIPLYRFDINKGDWSYRYGEEESITLNFDQVLDSGPLWKRSSPSLKLLFEESIREADRILEGVDPNPKYTIFDPEIEKVIFFNTIDG
- a CDS encoding ABC transporter substrate-binding protein produces the protein MNRVIKFFILAVFIVILLLILVNSNKSSTIKVGFISNFSTEYSEVGVQGRNGALLAIDEINSKGGIKGKKLELITGNSEDSIEKTKKVVKDLISNDISVLLGPLISKMGSSVIDGTKGSNILVISPSVKSDNFSNIDDNFIMLNDTTYKEGRSLSNAIINRGDKRVALLWSSDNSPYTSGVIKGIKKGLLTKGIVPVIEYEISEVENHILLVNNLIKEKIDSVSIIARGDIVAEITQICYRVGFKPNFYSSEWSKTSMVLTHGGRSVEGMIIYDKLNYTYKNIPMVNFVNTFKSHFFSDPTTTAILSYDAVMLFYEAMLETNLDHALNKLKDVITSGRSFNGLIQDYSFNEFGDVVRSGENLFIIEDGNFVYYDLFFE
- a CDS encoding ABC transporter substrate-binding protein yields the protein MKFFKILIPIFILVLIAIIFIFSSGEPKVLKVGLITDLSGKNSGLGVSARSGLTLAIDEINRDGGINNHTIELLIKDHQGSIDLCYSGTRELVSQGVNVIISPILSGMASTVIKGVGSSNVLIIGPTVSSDDLTGIDDNFLRVATPSSVQGVKIAEISIKRGDRDVVLILDSRNSAYTSGVAEGYIKRIKNTDVNISKVFEFSNSDEIDGIVDSLLDIEPGAIFLVADGIDSAKVVQYYAKEKPLPHLYGGSWVKASGVHEYGGSRVEGMIIADAMVNPKPQEREVQFNKKYFDKFGTESNTVAIYFYESMYIYKDGGTLSKSFDGNLVKDSILKIENFNGILEPFSIDKYGDGVRSILLYIIKDNKYDFYNE
- a CDS encoding NADH-dependent [FeFe] hydrogenase, group A6, whose translation is MATVNIKINGTPVVAEQGTKILDAAKLAGVKIPTLCDHSDLEPWASCGICIVKVEGSPKLVRACATDIVEGQNYITHDPEIQCVRRTVLELIISNHPLECLNCARNGVCELQDLAEDFSIREVPYESGIKERPRDESTNALVFDPRKCINCGRCVNVCQQLQDVWALEFIGRGDDTLMTAAGGALIAESPCIKCGQCSAHCPVGAIYEKDETQTFMQMIASDKHVAVQMAPAVRVAIGEMFGLEPGTVTTGKIYSALRRLGVDAVFDTNFGADLTIMEEGTELVDRVTNGGLLPQITSCCPAWTDYMEKYYADMIPHFSTAKSPMMMQGAITKTYYADKKGLAPKDIMSVAIMPCTAKKYEISRDDNMQASGVNDVDLVLTTRELGRLIKSAGIDFVNLEDEKADSPIGAYAGAGTIFGVTGGVMEAAVRTAHLLVTGKEIEDVNITAVRGAENVKVGEVQLGDATLKVAVAHGMANVRDIMNEVRAAKEAGNPPPYHFIEVMACKGGCIAGGGQPYGTDDDVRARRTAGLYSDDEKSTVRCSHQNPEIVQIYKDYLGEPCSHKAHDLLHTKYQERPLYTK